A genomic stretch from Streptomyces sp. QL37 includes:
- a CDS encoding site-2 protease family protein, whose amino-acid sequence MSMTTILMTILGIAIFAVGLLFSIAWHELGHLSTAKLFGIRVPQYMVGFGPTIWSRKKGDTEYGIKAIPAGGYIRMIGMFPPGPDGRIEARSTSPWRGMIEDARSAAFEELEPGDETRLFYTRKPWKRVIVMFAGPFMNLVLAVAIFMGVAMTFGFQTQTTEVAGVQQCVIDQSEDRDACKASDPVSPAKAAGLEEGDTIVAFNGQKIDDWATLSDKIRQTIGPATITVQRDGREQTLSAVLKKNAVAEKDADGEVVPGKFIEAGYLGFAAKTEILPLSFGDSVVRMGDMIENGVDSIIALPSKIPDLWNAAFSDGERADDSPVGVVGAARIGGEVMNLDVPAQNQIAMMLFLLAGFNLSLFLFNMLPLLPLDGGHIAGALWEALRRNVAKVFKRPDPGPFDVAKLMPVAYVVAGIFICFTLLVLVADIVNPVKIT is encoded by the coding sequence ATGAGCATGACGACGATCCTGATGACGATCCTCGGGATCGCCATCTTCGCCGTGGGTCTGCTGTTCTCGATCGCCTGGCACGAACTGGGCCACCTGTCGACGGCCAAGCTCTTCGGCATCAGGGTGCCGCAGTACATGGTCGGCTTCGGGCCGACCATCTGGTCGCGCAAGAAGGGCGACACCGAGTACGGGATCAAGGCCATCCCCGCGGGCGGCTACATCCGCATGATCGGCATGTTCCCCCCGGGGCCCGACGGCCGGATCGAAGCGCGCTCCACCTCGCCGTGGCGCGGCATGATCGAGGACGCCAGGTCCGCCGCCTTCGAAGAGCTCGAACCGGGCGACGAGACGCGCCTCTTCTACACGCGCAAGCCGTGGAAGCGCGTGATCGTGATGTTCGCCGGGCCCTTCATGAACCTGGTCCTGGCCGTCGCGATCTTCATGGGCGTGGCCATGACCTTCGGCTTCCAGACCCAGACCACCGAGGTCGCCGGCGTCCAGCAGTGTGTGATCGACCAGAGTGAGGACCGCGACGCCTGCAAGGCGTCCGACCCGGTCTCGCCCGCCAAGGCGGCGGGCCTGGAGGAGGGCGACACGATCGTCGCCTTCAACGGTCAGAAGATCGACGACTGGGCCACCCTCTCGGACAAGATCCGGCAGACGATCGGCCCCGCCACCATCACCGTGCAGCGCGACGGCCGGGAACAGACCCTGAGCGCCGTGCTCAAGAAGAACGCGGTCGCCGAGAAGGACGCCGACGGCGAAGTCGTGCCCGGAAAGTTCATCGAGGCCGGCTACCTCGGCTTCGCCGCGAAGACGGAGATCCTGCCGCTCTCCTTCGGCGACTCGGTCGTCCGCATGGGCGACATGATCGAGAACGGCGTCGATTCGATCATCGCCCTGCCCTCCAAGATCCCCGACCTGTGGAACGCGGCGTTCAGCGACGGCGAGCGTGCCGACGACTCACCGGTCGGCGTGGTCGGCGCGGCCAGGATCGGCGGCGAGGTGATGAATCTCGACGTCCCGGCCCAGAACCAGATCGCGATGATGCTGTTCCTGCTGGCCGGCTTCAACCTCTCGCTCTTCCTCTTCAACATGCTGCCGCTGCTCCCGCTGGACGGCGGGCACATCGCGGGCGCCCTCTGGGAAGCCCTGCGCCGAAATGTGGCCAAGGTCTTCAAGCGGCCCGACCCCGGTCCGTTCGACGTGGCGAAGCTCATGCCGGTCGCCTACGTGGTCGCCGGGATCTTCATCTGCTTCACGCTGCTGGTGCTGGTCGCCGACATCGTGAACCCCGTGAAGATCACCTGA
- the ispG gene encoding flavodoxin-dependent (E)-4-hydroxy-3-methylbut-2-enyl-diphosphate synthase: MTAISLGMPDVPTKLADRRVSRQIQVGTVAVGGNAPVSVQSMTTTRTSDIGATLQQIAELTASGCQIVRVACPTQDDADALSTIAKKSQIPVIADIHFQPKYVFAAIDAGCAAVRVNPGNIKQFDDKVKEIAKAAGDAGTPIRIGVNAGSLDARLLKKYGRATPEALVESALWEASLFEEHGFRDIKISVKHNDPVVMVNAYRQLAAQSDYPLHLGVTEAGPAFQGTIKSAVAFGALLSEGIGDTIRVSLSAPPAEEVKVGLQILEALNLKQRRLEIVSCPSCGRAQVDVYKLADQVSAGLEGMEVPLRVAVMGCVVNGPGEAREADLGVASGNGKGQIFVKGEVIKTVPESKIVETLIEEAMKIAEQMEKDGIASGEPQVSIAG, encoded by the coding sequence ATGACTGCGATTTCTCTCGGAATGCCGGACGTTCCGACCAAGCTCGCCGACCGACGGGTCAGCCGTCAGATCCAGGTCGGGACGGTGGCGGTCGGTGGGAACGCACCGGTGTCGGTGCAGTCGATGACGACGACGCGTACGTCGGACATCGGTGCGACGTTGCAGCAGATCGCGGAGCTGACGGCGTCGGGCTGCCAGATCGTGCGGGTGGCGTGTCCGACGCAGGACGACGCGGACGCGCTGTCGACGATCGCGAAGAAGTCGCAGATCCCGGTGATCGCGGACATCCACTTCCAGCCGAAGTACGTGTTCGCGGCGATCGACGCGGGCTGTGCGGCGGTCCGGGTGAATCCGGGGAACATCAAGCAGTTCGACGACAAGGTCAAGGAGATCGCGAAGGCGGCGGGGGACGCGGGTACTCCGATCCGTATCGGGGTGAACGCGGGTTCGCTGGACGCGCGGCTGCTGAAGAAGTACGGCAGGGCGACGCCCGAGGCGCTCGTGGAGTCGGCGCTGTGGGAGGCGTCGCTGTTCGAGGAGCACGGTTTCCGGGACATCAAGATCTCGGTGAAGCACAACGACCCGGTCGTGATGGTGAACGCCTACCGTCAGCTGGCGGCGCAGTCGGACTATCCGCTGCACCTGGGTGTGACGGAGGCGGGTCCGGCGTTCCAGGGGACGATCAAGTCCGCGGTGGCGTTCGGTGCGCTGCTCTCGGAGGGGATCGGGGACACGATCCGGGTGTCGCTGTCGGCTCCTCCGGCGGAGGAGGTCAAGGTCGGTCTGCAGATCCTGGAGGCGCTGAATCTGAAGCAGCGGCGTCTGGAGATCGTGTCGTGTCCGTCGTGCGGGCGTGCGCAGGTGGATGTGTACAAGCTCGCGGACCAGGTCAGTGCGGGTCTGGAGGGCATGGAGGTCCCGCTGCGGGTGGCGGTGATGGGCTGTGTCGTGAACGGTCCGGGTGAGGCCCGTGAGGCCGATCTGGGTGTGGCGTCCGGCAACGGCAAGGGTCAGATCTTCGTGAAGGGCGAGGTCATCAAGACCGTTCCCGAGTCGAAGATCGTGGAGACCCTCATCGAGGAAGCCATGAAGATCGCGGAGCAGATGGAGAAGGACGGCATCGCCTCGGGCGAACCCCAGGTCTCCATCGCCGGCTGA
- a CDS encoding DUF4081 domain-containing GNAT family N-acetyltransferase has translation MLTQTTTRVLDPGELPDALAILESEPVDNAFVTSRVQVAGLDPWRLGGEMWGWYADGRLRSLCYSGANLVPICATPEAVRAFADRARRAGRRCSSIVGPAGPTAQLWRLLEPSWGPAREVRPNQPLMVTDRPSAEVVPDPLVRRVRKEEMEVLMPACVAMFTEEVGVSPLAGDGGLLYQARVAELITTRRSFARIEDGKVLFKAEIGAATPQACQIQGVWVAPEARGRGLSETGMAAVLRYALSDVAPVVSLYVNDYNTAARRAYSRVGFRETGAFMSVLF, from the coding sequence GTGTTGACGCAGACCACTACCCGGGTCCTCGACCCCGGCGAGCTCCCCGACGCGCTCGCCATCCTCGAGAGCGAACCCGTGGACAACGCGTTCGTCACCTCCCGCGTCCAGGTCGCCGGGCTCGATCCATGGCGTCTCGGCGGCGAGATGTGGGGCTGGTACGCCGACGGCCGACTGCGCTCGCTCTGCTACTCCGGGGCCAACCTCGTGCCCATCTGCGCCACCCCCGAGGCCGTCAGGGCCTTCGCCGACCGTGCCCGGAGGGCCGGCCGCCGCTGCTCCTCCATCGTCGGCCCGGCCGGCCCCACGGCCCAGCTGTGGCGCCTCCTCGAACCGAGCTGGGGCCCCGCCCGTGAGGTCCGGCCCAACCAGCCCCTCATGGTCACCGACCGTCCCTCGGCCGAGGTGGTGCCCGACCCACTCGTGCGCAGGGTCCGCAAGGAGGAGATGGAGGTCCTCATGCCGGCCTGCGTGGCCATGTTCACCGAGGAGGTCGGCGTCTCCCCGCTGGCCGGCGACGGCGGGCTCCTCTACCAGGCCCGGGTCGCCGAACTGATCACCACCCGCCGGTCCTTCGCACGCATAGAGGACGGCAAGGTCCTCTTCAAGGCAGAGATCGGCGCGGCCACCCCCCAGGCCTGCCAGATCCAGGGCGTCTGGGTCGCCCCCGAGGCCCGGGGCCGGGGACTCTCCGAGACGGGCATGGCGGCCGTCCTGCGCTACGCGCTCAGCGATGTGGCCCCCGTCGTCAGCCTGTATGTGAACGACTACAACACCGCCGCGCGCAGGGCCTACAGCCGTGTCGGCTTCCGCGAGACGGGCGCCTTCATGAGCGTGCTGTTCTGA
- a CDS encoding GNAT family N-acetyltransferase: MAAATPTSPRDSGTPDIVVGPLDLAARVDEALAVQALAFGLTQDEIDVRRHIVLRHLDHPQARALGATAADGRLVGFVYGLPNNRTHWWSTVVEPYLRATGSEHWLDDSFVITELHVHPEFQQRGIGRSLITTITDAVDLPRSILSAIDTESPARGLYRALGYQDLARQVLFPSAPKPYAVMGAPLPLLRG; encoded by the coding sequence ATGGCAGCAGCAACCCCCACGTCCCCCCGGGACTCCGGGACCCCCGACATCGTGGTCGGACCGCTCGACCTCGCCGCCCGCGTCGACGAGGCACTCGCCGTGCAGGCCCTCGCCTTCGGCCTCACCCAGGACGAGATCGACGTACGCCGCCACATCGTGCTGCGGCACCTCGACCATCCGCAGGCACGCGCCCTCGGCGCCACCGCCGCCGACGGACGGCTCGTCGGATTCGTCTACGGGCTGCCGAACAACCGGACGCACTGGTGGTCCACCGTCGTGGAGCCGTATCTGCGCGCCACCGGATCCGAGCACTGGCTCGACGACTCGTTCGTGATCACCGAACTCCACGTCCACCCGGAGTTCCAGCAGCGCGGCATCGGCCGGAGCCTGATCACCACCATCACGGACGCCGTCGACCTGCCCCGTTCCATCCTCTCCGCCATCGACACCGAGAGCCCCGCACGCGGCCTCTACCGGGCGCTGGGCTACCAGGACCTGGCCCGGCAGGTGCTCTTCCCCAGCGCGCCCAAGCCGTACGCGGTGATGGGCGCGCCCCTTCCGCTGCTCCGCGGCTGA